One genomic segment of Gasterosteus aculeatus chromosome 6, fGasAcu3.hap1.1, whole genome shotgun sequence includes these proteins:
- the tlx1 gene encoding T-cell leukemia homeobox protein 1 — translation MDLRGMLHVEPISFGIDQILSSVEQSCMLGARMPEPDYGHGAYSCGPSSGGGGGGYTYGNSGYNGTGGSCGMASFGGAYQMNVGVNSNATNVSSAGVIRVPAHRPLSCGNSSGPPMTGNINNLTSLTFPWMESNRRYTKDRFTVSLSPLTVTRRVGHPYQNRTPPKKKKPRTSFTRLQICELEKRFHRQKYLASAERAALAKALKMTDAQVKTWFQNRRTKWRRQTAEEREAERQQANRILMQLQQEAFQKTINQPLTPDPLCLQNSSLFALQNLQPWSENTGKISSVSACE, via the exons ATGGACCTCAGAGGGATGCTGCACGTGGAGCCCATCAGCTTCGGCATCGACCAAATCCTCAGCAGCGTGGAGCAGAGCTGCATGCTGGGCGCGAGGATGCCCGAACCGGACTacggacacggggcctactcgTGCGGCCCAagcagcggggggggcggcggcggctacACGTACGGCAACAGCGGATACAATGGCACCGGTGGCTCGTGCGGGATGGCCTCCTTTGGCGGGGCTTATCAAATGAACGTGGGCGTGAATTCGAACGCGACTAACGTGAGCTCCGCAGGGGTCATCCGCGTCCCCGCGCACCGCCCGCTGAGCTGCGGGAACTCCTCCGGGCCCCCGATGACCGGGAACATCAACAACCTGACGTCACTGACGTTCCCCTGGATGGAGAGCAACCGGCGCTACACCAAAGACCGGTTCACAG tgtccctctcccccctcactgTGACGCGCCGCGTGGGTCACCCCTACCAGAACCGGACGccgccaaagaagaagaagccccgGACGTCCTTTACGCGGCTACAGATCTGCGAGCTAGAGAAACGCTTCCACCGGCAGAAGTACCTGGCGTCGGCGGAGCGGGCCGCTCTCGCTAAAGCACTGAAGATGACCGACGCCCAGGTCAAAACCTGGTTCCAGAACAGACGCACAAAGTGGAG GCGGCAGACGGCAGAGGAGCGTGAGGCGGAGCGGCAGCAGGCCAACCGGATCCtcatgcagctgcagcaggaagccTTCCAGAAGACCATCAACCAGCCGCTGACCCCGGATCCGCTATGCCTGCAGAACAGCTCGCTGTTCGCCCTGCAGAACTTGCAGCCGTGGAGCGAAAACACCGGCAAGATCAGCAGTGTGTCGGCCTGCGAGTAG